GGATGTACGAGACTGCAATGAATCCGGCATCTGGGCATTACCCAGAAGGGGCAACGGTTCCACACTAAGACAAATGACACCGCGTGCAACGCGGCCTGACAACTCATTGCAGGCGCGACGGACTTAACGGGCCGCGCGGCCTGAACTCGAACGTTCGAGCCACTGCGCGTGGCGTTTTTGTGTGTGTTATTTTCTAAACGACAGTACGGAGAATTGCATATGCCAATCTACAAAGTCAAATTAAAATACAAACGGGAAATCGCTGATGGAACGATGGCGTTTCATTTTGAAAAGCCGGAGGGGTTTGCCTACAAAGCTGGCCAATCCGCGGACTGCACCCTGATCAACCCCGCAGAAACTGACGCCGAAGGCGGCACACGAACGTTTTCTATGACGAGCGCCCCTTACGAAGACGATCTCATGTTCGCAACACGGATGCGTGACACTGCGTTCAAACGGGTATTAAAAACCATGGAGCCAGGCACGGAAGTCACTCTGGATGCTCCTCATGGCTCGTTCACGCTCCACAACAAGATGAGCATTCCAGCCGTTTTCCTCACCGGCGGTATTGGCGTTACGCCTGTGAGAAGCATTGTCCTTCAAGCTGTTCACGACAATGTTCCGCGCCAAATCTTCGTCTTTTATTCCAATCGCAGGCCGGAAGATGCGGCGTTTCTGGACGAGATGATGAAATCCCACAAGACAAATCCGGACTATACCTTTGTAGGCACGATGACGCGGATGGAAGAATCCAGCCGCAAGTGGCATGGGGAAACCGGGTTTATCAACAAGACCATGATCCTGAAATACATTGATGATTTGACGCTCCCCATCTACTACCTCGACGGCCCGCCAGCGATGGTGAATGCGATGCGTAAATTACTGAGCGAAGCGGGAGTCGATGATGACAATATCCGTACGGAAGAGTTTTCAGGCTACTGATGACGGCTTAAGAGTAAACCATGAAAATCAGGATTAAAAGGGTATATGAACAGCCGGATAAGCATGACGGCCGACGTATCCTCGTGGACCGGCTCTGGCCGCGCGGTTTAACAAAGGAAAAAGCAAACATTGATCTGTGGTCAATAGATATTGCCCCCGGCACGAAACTCAGGAAATGGTTTGGCCACGATCAGAGCAAATGGGAAGAGTTCAAGGAAAGGTATCTCGCCGAACTAAAAGGCAACAACGAGCAAATCCGGCTCTTAAAGCAAGAGTTGGACAAGGGCATCGTGACGCTCGTCTACGGCGCAAAGGACGAAGAACACAACGAGGAGGTTGTCATCCAGGAGAACAGCGCATTATTCCGTTAATCAATGCTTCCGGCACTCAAGATACGTTTTGCTGGAATTGCAGGGATAAGAGGGGGTATACCAGGGCTAAATGCCATATATTAGAACTGCTGAATTCTGAACACCTGTGGCAGATTATGATTGCTTGTCAAACACCTTCAGAGAAGTACTGTGTATATCCCTCATCTTGCCTCTTGGCCTTACGTATGGGACACTTCTTCGAACCGCCTGAGCAGCATCTGAAAATCCTGTAAGAATCAGCTTTAATTTACCAGGATAGTTTGCAATATCTCCAACAGCAAAAATACCTTTACGGTTAGTCTCCATATTTATATCCACTTTTATCCGACTGTCTTCTATATCTACCCCCCAATTCTCTATGGGTCCAAGATCAGATGTAAAACCTAACAGAAGCAGTATGTGATTAGCTTTTATAAACACTTCTTTTCCCGTCAAGTCTGTGATGATTACTTCTTTCGGATATTCAGTGCCTGTAACACTCTTTACCTCATAAGGGGTAAGAATCTTTATACGTCCTGTTTTTGAATACTCAGTAATCCTTCGAACCGAATCAGGATGCGCCCTGAACGTCTCCTTACGATGGACAAGGGTTATCTCTCCCGCAGTATCAATAAGGTTAAGAGCCCAGTCAATGGCTGAATCCCCCCCTCCTACAATAACAACATCTTTTCCTTTAAATAAGTTTTTTCCCCTGACAAAATAATAAACACCTCTTCCCTCAAATCTTTCAATGTCCGGCAGCCCAAGTGTTCTCGGCTTAAATGCACCAAACCCGGCCGCTAT
This window of the Nitrospirota bacterium genome carries:
- a CDS encoding DUF488 family protein translates to MKIRIKRVYEQPDKHDGRRILVDRLWPRGLTKEKANIDLWSIDIAPGTKLRKWFGHDQSKWEEFKERYLAELKGNNEQIRLLKQELDKGIVTLVYGAKDEEHNEEVVIQENSALFR
- a CDS encoding FAD-dependent oxidoreductase — its product is MPIYKVKLKYKREIADGTMAFHFEKPEGFAYKAGQSADCTLINPAETDAEGGTRTFSMTSAPYEDDLMFATRMRDTAFKRVLKTMEPGTEVTLDAPHGSFTLHNKMSIPAVFLTGGIGVTPVRSIVLQAVHDNVPRQIFVFYSNRRPEDAAFLDEMMKSHKTNPDYTFVGTMTRMEESSRKWHGETGFINKTMILKYIDDLTLPIYYLDGPPAMVNAMRKLLSEAGVDDDNIRTEEFSGY
- a CDS encoding NAD(P)/FAD-dependent oxidoreductase, with the translated sequence MIWVLPLKNMSEEEIKDITIIGAGPSGLFAAFQAGMYEESVRIIDSISEPGGQLSALYPEKYIFDAPGFPKITAKDLVKNLFNQADQFSPELRLNEKALEIVNSADVFHVKTDKGLYLTKTVIIAAGFGAFKPRTLGLPDIERFEGRGVYYFVRGKNLFKGKDVVIVGGGDSAIDWALNLIDTAGEITLVHRKETFRAHPDSVRRITEYSKTGRIKILTPYEVKSVTGTEYPKEVIITDLTGKEVFIKANHILLLLGFTSDLGPIENWGVDIEDSRIKVDINMETNRKGIFAVGDIANYPGKLKLILTGFSDAAQAVRRSVPYVRPRGKMRDIHSTSLKVFDKQS